In a genomic window of Sulfurisphaera tokodaii str. 7:
- the dph5 gene encoding diphthine synthase: protein MPTLKLIGLGLSAKFVTREAIDEISKCNVVLFESYTSLSCDINLDFIKFLNKNVIIVDRKFIENNIKEIIKLLKEKEDVCIVTIGDPMIATTHVSLIVEVKDKGYNFKVIPGISVHCYIISKSMLSSYKFGKSVTITYPYNNKIDTTPYDVIYDNFIRGLHTILYLDLKEDKIMTAKEAVELLIEMEKIKKQGLVSDDRIIIVGQRLGCDDEEVVALRLKEVFNYKFKEPPHIIVFPTDKLHFMEVEALKCLMK, encoded by the coding sequence ATGCCAACGCTTAAGCTTATAGGGTTGGGCCTCTCTGCTAAATTTGTAACTAGAGAAGCAATTGATGAGATAAGTAAATGTAATGTTGTGCTATTCGAGAGTTATACTTCTCTATCTTGTGATATAAATTTAGATTTTATTAAATTTTTAAATAAAAATGTTATTATCGTAGATAGAAAATTTATTGAAAATAATATTAAAGAAATTATTAAACTGTTAAAAGAGAAAGAAGATGTTTGTATAGTAACTATAGGGGATCCTATGATTGCAACAACACATGTGAGTCTTATTGTTGAGGTGAAAGACAAGGGCTATAATTTTAAAGTAATTCCGGGGATATCAGTTCATTGCTATATAATTTCAAAATCTATGTTATCTTCCTATAAATTTGGTAAATCTGTAACTATAACTTACCCTTATAATAATAAAATTGATACGACTCCCTATGATGTAATTTATGATAATTTTATACGGGGACTCCACACAATACTATATCTTGACTTAAAAGAAGATAAAATTATGACAGCTAAAGAAGCCGTAGAACTTCTAATAGAAATGGAGAAAATAAAGAAGCAAGGATTAGTTAGTGATGATAGAATCATCATAGTAGGTCAGAGATTGGGATGCGATGATGAGGAAGTAGTTGCATTACGATTAAAGGAAGTATTTAATTATAAATTTAAAGAACCACCACATATTATTGTATTTCCTACAGATAAGTTACACTTCATGGAGGTAGAGGCTTTAAAATGTCTAATGAAATAA
- a CDS encoding DUF357 domain-containing protein yields MSNEIRNRVEKYIKGMEERLQKIPSHIYEKYRKVLDLAKQYTEDAKYYLSKEDEVTALVDVVYAEGLLDSVIFNENLDIDSQISKKVFVGGTFDILHPGHIEFLKEASRYGRVYVSVARDKNSEKVKGRKPINDENQRLEVVKSIRYVYEAFLGDEKDFLKSVERVKPDILFLGPDQHVDENKLKEELKKRGIDNIEIIRMKERINNWSHSSTTSIIQEIVKRYCNQR; encoded by the coding sequence ATGTCTAATGAAATAAGAAATAGAGTAGAAAAATATATAAAAGGGATGGAAGAAAGATTACAAAAAATACCTAGTCATATCTATGAAAAATATCGTAAAGTACTAGATCTTGCTAAACAATATACAGAGGATGCAAAATATTATCTGAGTAAAGAAGATGAAGTTACTGCGTTGGTTGATGTAGTTTATGCTGAAGGTTTATTAGATTCAGTTATATTTAATGAAAATCTTGATATAGATTCACAAATTTCTAAAAAAGTATTCGTAGGTGGCACATTTGATATATTACACCCTGGTCATATAGAATTTTTAAAAGAGGCTTCTCGTTATGGAAGAGTCTATGTCTCTGTTGCAAGAGATAAAAACTCAGAAAAGGTAAAAGGGAGAAAACCAATAAATGATGAAAATCAAAGATTAGAAGTAGTAAAGAGCATTAGATATGTTTATGAAGCATTCTTAGGAGATGAAAAAGATTTTCTAAAAAGTGTTGAAAGGGTAAAACCAGACATATTATTTTTAGGTCCTGATCAGCATGTTGATGAGAATAAATTAAAGGAAGAGTTAAAGAAAAGAGGAATTGATAATATAGAAATAATAAGAATGAAAGAAAGAATAAATAATTGGTCTCATTCAAGCACTACATCAATAATTCAAGAAATAGTCAAAAGATATTGCAATCAAAGATAA
- a CDS encoding DUF120 domain-containing protein — translation MFKLLNSDKLVTQTEISKESGLSQQTVSRKLKELEEEGIIQRIIIKDGEYIKLTDKGEEELKRCIEDILQLIMRTKILHIKGKVTAGLGEGRIFLSIPYYIESFKKYLGFEPYAGTLNIVIYDRISLENRLILDLAKGIIIPEHKEPNRVLGSVKAFPSSINSISPAAIVIPARTTHPKSVIEIISPYYLREKLSLKDGDEVEIEVYL, via the coding sequence CTGTTTAAGTTATTAAATAGTGATAAGTTAGTAACACAAACAGAGATTTCAAAAGAATCTGGTTTATCACAGCAAACTGTATCAAGAAAATTAAAAGAACTTGAGGAAGAAGGGATAATACAAAGAATTATAATAAAAGATGGAGAATATATAAAACTTACAGATAAAGGAGAAGAAGAATTAAAGAGATGCATAGAAGATATATTACAATTAATTATGAGGACTAAAATATTACACATAAAAGGAAAAGTGACAGCAGGGTTAGGAGAGGGTAGAATTTTCCTTTCAATTCCTTACTATATCGAATCCTTCAAAAAATACTTAGGATTTGAACCTTATGCTGGAACTTTAAATATTGTTATCTATGATAGGATATCATTAGAAAACAGATTGATCTTAGATTTAGCTAAAGGAATTATTATCCCAGAACACAAAGAGCCAAACAGGGTTTTAGGAAGTGTAAAGGCTTTCCCATCTTCGATAAATTCAATTTCACCAGCAGCTATAGTAATTCCAGCGAGAACTACTCATCCAAAAAGCGTTATTGAAATTATATCACCTTACTATTTAAGAGAAAAACTTAGTCTTAAAGATGGTGATGAGGTAGAAATTGAAGTTTATCTTTGA
- the twy1 gene encoding 4-demethylwyosine synthase TYW1 translates to MVSNLRIDTLSLIMKELEKEKYHIVGNHSVYKKCHWTHEALTSGRYCYKGKFYGIESHRCVQMSPTAAWCWFRCIHCWRLEPEDIGIEWDETKLPVEDDPDIIVEKSIEEHKRAVSGYFGREGVDKNKVKEAITPKHVAISLTGEPTLYDRLGELIKEYHKRGLTTFLVTSGVRPDILASLEEEPTQLFVSLQAPNEFKHKLINRPIVANSWNLVMKTLEILPSFSSPTVIRMTMIKGFNMSDEDAREFARLMEIAQPTYIEVKAYMHVGPSTYRLSKDAMPRHFEIKEFAKKLAEYTGYKILSEHIPSRIVLLSKLDKPIQIGNAWTDNWNWATKDIEDDINGEYKEAELGCTEGET, encoded by the coding sequence ATGGTAAGTAATCTTAGGATAGATACTTTAAGCTTGATAATGAAAGAACTAGAAAAAGAAAAATATCACATAGTTGGAAATCATAGTGTATATAAGAAATGTCATTGGACTCACGAAGCCTTAACTTCAGGGAGATACTGCTATAAAGGCAAGTTTTACGGAATTGAAAGCCATAGATGTGTTCAAATGTCACCTACTGCTGCGTGGTGTTGGTTCAGATGCATCCATTGTTGGAGATTAGAACCAGAGGATATAGGAATTGAATGGGATGAAACAAAATTACCAGTAGAAGATGATCCAGATATTATTGTGGAAAAAAGTATAGAAGAACATAAAAGGGCAGTCTCTGGTTATTTTGGACGTGAGGGAGTAGATAAAAACAAAGTTAAAGAGGCTATAACACCTAAACATGTAGCTATAAGCCTTACAGGTGAACCCACATTATATGATAGGCTTGGAGAACTAATCAAAGAGTACCATAAAAGAGGGCTTACAACCTTTTTAGTAACTAGTGGAGTAAGGCCAGATATACTTGCAAGCTTAGAAGAAGAACCTACTCAATTATTTGTATCACTTCAAGCCCCTAATGAATTTAAACATAAACTAATAAATAGACCTATTGTTGCAAACTCATGGAATTTAGTTATGAAAACATTAGAAATTCTTCCAAGCTTTAGTTCGCCCACAGTTATAAGAATGACTATGATAAAAGGATTCAATATGAGCGATGAAGATGCAAGAGAATTTGCAAGACTCATGGAAATCGCACAACCAACATATATTGAAGTAAAAGCATACATGCATGTAGGACCTTCTACTTATAGACTTAGTAAAGATGCTATGCCTAGACATTTTGAAATTAAAGAATTTGCTAAAAAATTAGCTGAGTATACTGGTTATAAAATTCTATCTGAACATATACCTAGTAGAATAGTCTTATTAAGTAAATTAGATAAGCCTATACAGATAGGTAATGCTTGGACAGATAACTGGAATTGGGCAACTAAAGACATAGAAGATGATATAAATGGAGAATATAAAGAAGCAGAACTAGGTTGTACGGAGGGAGAAACTTGA
- the gatA gene encoding Asp-tRNA(Asn)/Glu-tRNA(Gln) amidotransferase subunit GatA: MIMKLVEDLLNKNLDIDEYVERTYERIEKIEKKIKAFITIRDKEEVKREVREKLKNPKGKLSGILIAIKDNISTKGIRTTCASRMLEDYVPPYDATVIEKLKQEGAVILGKTNMDEFAMGSTTETSYFGPTRNPWDLERTPGGSSGGSGAALAAGIVDIALGSDTGGSIRAPAAYNAVFGLKPSYGTVSRFGLVAYANSLEQIGPMAKNAEDLALLYSIISGDDPKDATTIHFEPQVPEKVELKDVKIAVLKDIVEASDKPVVSIFNSTLDKLSSEGAIIKEVNLGYAEYALPAYYIIAMSEASSNLARFDGVRYGYSKYSEGNWRETFAKNRGEGFGIEVKRRILLGSFILSAGYYEEFYIKALKIRRLIKDNVDNILKEFDLIASPTMPILPPKIGEVVEDPIKMYAMDLNTVIANLAGVPALSQPAGFYNNLPIGLQLMGRYLSDYYIMAISAKIEKVLNLYDLTAPIS, encoded by the coding sequence ATGATTATGAAACTGGTAGAAGACTTACTAAATAAGAACTTAGATATTGATGAATATGTTGAAAGAACATATGAAAGAATCGAGAAAATTGAGAAAAAAATCAAAGCGTTTATAACAATAAGGGATAAAGAAGAAGTTAAGAGAGAAGTAAGGGAAAAGCTTAAGAATCCTAAAGGGAAATTATCTGGAATTCTAATAGCTATTAAGGATAACATCTCCACAAAAGGAATTAGAACCACTTGTGCTTCTAGAATGTTAGAGGATTATGTACCGCCATATGATGCCACTGTAATAGAAAAATTAAAGCAAGAAGGAGCAGTTATTCTAGGCAAAACAAATATGGATGAATTTGCAATGGGATCGACAACGGAGACAAGTTATTTTGGCCCTACAAGAAATCCTTGGGACCTAGAGAGAACACCTGGGGGAAGCTCTGGGGGAAGCGGAGCCGCATTAGCTGCAGGAATAGTAGATATAGCTTTAGGTAGTGATACTGGAGGTTCAATAAGAGCGCCAGCTGCGTATAATGCCGTATTTGGCTTAAAGCCTTCTTATGGGACAGTTAGTAGATTTGGGTTAGTAGCTTATGCAAATAGTTTAGAACAAATAGGACCGATGGCAAAAAATGCTGAAGATCTGGCTTTACTCTATTCAATAATCTCTGGTGATGACCCTAAAGACGCTACTACAATTCATTTTGAACCCCAAGTACCGGAAAAAGTAGAACTGAAAGATGTTAAAATTGCTGTTTTGAAGGATATAGTAGAGGCATCAGATAAACCAGTTGTTTCAATATTTAACTCAACTCTAGATAAATTAAGTTCTGAGGGGGCAATAATTAAAGAAGTGAATTTAGGATATGCTGAATATGCTTTACCGGCTTATTATATTATTGCTATGTCAGAGGCTAGCTCTAATTTAGCTAGATTTGATGGTGTAAGATACGGATATAGTAAATACTCTGAAGGTAATTGGAGAGAGACTTTTGCTAAAAATAGAGGAGAAGGATTTGGAATAGAAGTTAAAAGAAGAATATTATTAGGAAGCTTTATCCTAAGTGCAGGATATTATGAAGAGTTCTATATTAAAGCACTTAAAATTAGGAGATTAATAAAAGATAATGTTGATAATATACTTAAAGAATTCGATCTAATAGCATCACCAACTATGCCTATATTGCCTCCAAAAATAGGTGAGGTAGTTGAGGATCCTATTAAAATGTATGCTATGGATCTAAACACTGTAATTGCAAATTTAGCTGGAGTACCAGCTTTATCTCAGCCAGCAGGATTCTATAATAATTTACCCATAGGATTACAACTTATGGGAAGATATTTGTCGGACTATTACATTATGGCTATTTCAGCAAAAATAGAAAAAGTACTTAACCTTTATGATTTAACAGCACCTATAAGTTAA
- the gatC gene encoding Asp-tRNA(Asn) amidotransferase subunit GatC — protein MKIEVNNELISRLQNLALVELNDREKERIKRDIKNILDFFDQINKLDLSNVEPLFHPISTGKLRKDEIIKPLSRDEALSNVKRKEDGFIVGPATYGE, from the coding sequence GTGAAGATCGAAGTAAATAATGAACTTATTTCTAGATTACAGAATTTAGCCCTAGTAGAATTAAATGATAGAGAAAAGGAAAGAATAAAACGAGATATAAAGAATATTCTCGATTTCTTTGATCAGATAAATAAACTAGACCTTTCTAATGTAGAACCTTTATTTCATCCTATATCTACTGGTAAGCTTAGAAAAGATGAAATTATAAAACCATTGAGTAGAGATGAAGCATTAAGTAATGTGAAAAGAAAGGAGGATGGCTTTATAGTAGGACCTGCTACCTATGGGGAGTAA
- the cutA gene encoding divalent-cation tolerance protein CutA — translation MSYIIALTTIGGMESAKKIAKTLVDERLAACVNIIPYVKSFYVWEEKTTEDDESLLIIKSDEKVKEKLINRIKELHTYTLPEIIIINFNDGLPDYLKWISESVRRSEDRSK, via the coding sequence ATGTCGTATATTATTGCTCTTACAACAATTGGTGGAATGGAGTCCGCTAAGAAAATAGCAAAAACTCTAGTTGATGAAAGACTTGCAGCTTGTGTTAATATAATACCTTATGTAAAATCCTTTTATGTTTGGGAAGAGAAAACCACTGAAGATGATGAAAGCTTATTAATAATAAAAAGCGATGAAAAGGTAAAGGAAAAATTAATAAACAGAATAAAGGAACTTCACACTTATACTCTACCAGAAATTATTATAATAAACTTTAATGATGGCTTACCAGATTATTTAAAATGGATTAGTGAGAGCGTGAGAAGAAGTGAAGATCGAAGTAAATAA